The sequence TGGCCTATCTTGGATGGATGATGAATAGTGATATCAGGATTGAAGAATTTGACCGGTTCATTGAAGTTCACCCATCCGCAGACGGAATTCCATGGCTTTTAAAATATCTGAATGGAAAACGAAAATCATAAAAATCCCAAAAAGGTGATACAATAGAGTATAATTTTTTTCACTCCATCTAAAATCAACACCTTTTTTAGTTTTAAAAAAAATCTTTCTTCATCAGGAAAGTCCAATGATCAAAATCATTGCCGTGGATGATGAACCTGCTTTTGGTGAACTTCTCAGCATCTATCTGGAAGGGTTCGGTGATTTTGAGATAACCGCCTATACATCACCTGAAGATGCAATTGATAAAATCATTGCAGGTGAGGCTGATGCTGTCATTACCGATTATCGAATGGAGGATATGGACGGTATTACCCTCATCCGTAAAGTAAAAGCACTTGTCCCGGATATTCCATTTGTTTTACTGACCGGACAGGATGAAAAGGAAGTTATATTAAACGCAATGAATGCCGGTGCTGATTTCATCCAGTTCAAAACAGAGGAGCCAGCCAGGCTTTTTACAGATATTGCTCAAAAAATTACCAATTCTGTTGAGAAATATCGCGCAAGAAAGGAGTCTGAAGAAGGAAGCAGGACACGTGAAATTCTGATGCGGGCACAACGTGACCTGATGGAGAGGCTTTCAGTTGCATCAACATCCAACCAGGCTCTAGATGCCACCCTTACCGCAATCCGATCACTTTCCGGATGTACATCCGGGAGTATTCACCTCATCAATGAGAAGACGGATAAAATAGAACTGGCTATCTCACATAATCTGCCAAATGAACTCATCAAACAGTTCACCTTCGGAGATCTTCACCAGGTTGTCCATTTGAAATCTCCGCTCTACTTTTCAGATGGGAATGAGCAATCTGATGTAATAGAATCTATATCAGGCGGGCAGATCCCGGTCATGGCAGGAGGGGAGGTAACTGGCGTTTTGTCTTTTATCATGGGTTACCCCAGGATTGTTCCAATAGAACACCGGGATACCATCGAACTTCTCACGAGTCAGCTTGGGAATACGTTAGTCAGAATTCGATCAGAGGAGATGGTTCGCCATCGTGAAAAGGAACTGAGTGAACTGTACCGGGCGATGCAGGAACTGGTTATTGTTATCGACATGGATGGGACCATCCTTAGTGTAAACCATGCAACAACCCGGGTACTTGGATACACCGAAGAAGAACTGGTCGGAATGCCGATCCAAATCCTGTATACCCCGGAAATACGGGATGAGATCATTTTCCAGTTTATGGATCTGACAGGAGAGGGAGGAGCCATAAAAAATTCGTTTCCATTTCTGGACAGTAAAGGCAGAGAAGTACCGGTAGAAACCAGAGGGACGGTAGGTGTCTGGAGCGGGAGACATGTTCTTTTTTGTATCTCAAGGGAGATTCGTGAGCGACTTGAAGCAGAACGTCATATTCATGAGTATTATGAGAGGATATCAGCAATTCTTGCTTCATCTACTGCTCAAATCTACATGAAAGATAACAAGCTCAGGTACCTGATGGCCAATGAACCATTTCTTTCATTTGTGGGGGCAAATCCGGAGAACCTGAAGGACAAATCGGACGCTGATTTTTTTCCGGTCCAGATATCTGAAAAGAGACAGGAATCTGATTTTTATGTCCTTTCAAGAAACTTACCCATCTATAATCTGGAAGAAGAGGTTATCAATGAAGATGGGATATCACGGTGGTTTGTTTCATCCAAGGTTCCGGTCCATGACCAGTCAGGTGATGTCACCGGTCTTGTTGGAACAACCCTTGATATTACCGACCTGGTAAAAACAAGAGAAGAATTAGAGAGACGAGACAGAATTTTAAGTTCAGTGAGTACCGTTGCCCAGACTCTTGTTAGAAATAATGAATGGGAACCGATAATCCCAGAGTGTCTAGAACTTCTTGGTCAGGCTGCAGGAGTAGAACAGGCTATCCTGATGGGGATGAATCTGAATAACCGGGCGGGATTTGAAGAGTATTACTGTGAATGGTTATCTCCTGATGTTCATCACCAAAATGGCGAGTATGATAAAATATGTTCTGAAATTATCCCTTCGTTTTACAAGTACCTTGAAAATAACCGGTTTTACCTTGCTGAAAAAAAAGCAATCAATGTTGAGATAGGTACTCCTGGAGGGTGTAAAATTCCATCATTTCTCCTTCTCCTCCCTGTTTTTTCATTTGACACCTTGTGGGGAGTTTTGGGATTTGTCACCCTTAATAAGGAACATTCTTGTCCGATTGCAGAGATTGAGGCTCTGATAATGGCATCAGAGGTAATCGGATCTGCAATCAGCAGGTATCAGACCGAAGAATTATTCCATAAACCAGTCGAGCGATCCCTGGTTGGTGTATATCTTATACAGGATTATCGGTTTATTTATACCAATCCCCGGATGGCTGAGATACTTGGTTGTTCACGAGAAGAACTGGATAATTCACCAATAATACACTATATTCATCCGGATGATACCGGGATGGTATTTGAACACCATAAACGGATCATTGAAAACCAAGATGCAACTGATGACTATGAATTTCGGGGAATTACAGCTGACGGTAGAGTAATTCGAATCGAAAATCTCATTTCCGGGATATTATATAAAGGAAAACCAGCCGTCATCGGAAGCATCATGGATATCACGGTGAGAAAACAGGCAGAAGAGGATATTCGTCTCTCACTTAAGGAAAAGGATATTCTCCTCCGTGAAGTTCATCATCGAGTTAAAAATAATATGCAGATTATTGTCAGTATGCTCAGGATTCAAAGCAGCATGGTTGACAATCCGATAGTGTTTGATGTGCTTCAGGAGAGTAAAAACAGAATCATATCCATGGCAATTGTCCATGAAAAACTCTACCGGACCGACAACCTGGTAAGTATTAACCTCCTTGAATACATCAATTCCCTGGCAAACACGTTAATATCAGACTATTCTCCTGATGAGTCATTAATAACTCTCAACCTTATCTGTGATCCATCCATTGAGATGACGATTGATGCAGGAATCCCACTCGGTCTTATCATGAATGAACTCATTACCAATTCATTTAAGCATGGATTTGCTCCGGGGAAAAAAGGGACAATTTCAATCAGCATTGTTCCCAACGATCATCAATATCTCGATATTACGTACCAGGATACCGGGAAAGGACTCCCAATGAATTTTGATATAGAGACGAGCGATACACTTGGTATGCAGATTATTGCAAATCTCATATTTCAGTCAAGTGGAGAAATTTCTTTTCATTCGGATAACGGAGCTGTTGTAAAGATGAAAATTCCAGTCAAAGAAGGATTTATTATGGGAGGTGGATCTGATGCCACAAGGGAGTAAAATTCTGATAGTTGAAGATGAGATGATCATTTCGATGGAGATCAAACAAAAACTTCGAGGGATGGGTTACGAGGTTGTTGGTCAAGCCATTACTGGAGAGTCTGCAATTTTAAAGGCAGGAGAAACAAACCCGGATCTTGTTCTTATGGATATCAGACTCAAAGGCGAGATGGATGGAATTACCGCTGCTAAACGTATCATTGAACTGTATGATCTTCCCATAATTTTCCTGACCGCTCATTCAGACAAGGCAACTCTTGAACGGGCAATTGCTGTGTCCCCTTCAGGTTATCTCCTCAAACCGTTCAAAGAGCGGGAACTTATGACAAATATCGAGATGAGTCTGCATAAACACCGGATAAAAAAGAAGGTCAGGGAAGAGATTCATCCGGAAACCATATCAGAACTGGGGAAAAAAATAGCAACTCTCTCATTACCTGCAATTGTCCTCTCAAAGTCCGGGATCATTGAGGAGATAAATCAAAAAGCAGCTGATATTGCAGGATTTATCAAACAGGAACTTATTGGAAAACCTGCCAGTGTTTTTTTCACTTCACAAAAAACGAATGAAATTCCTGATCCATCCGTTTCATCAGACACGGAGATGATCCTCCCTGATCAGGTAGCAGTCAGAAAAAAAGACGGCAGTATTATACCGGTGACTCTGACCAGCGGTTTTGTCTTTCAGGGATCAGAAAAAACACCATATTCCCTGATGATTCTTGAAACCGGGGACGACACAGAAGATGGATCAATTCTTGTCGGCCCTGATATCATCAGGCATCTGGTTGCTCTTACAACTACCCTTCGTCTTCCTGCATTTGTCATTGACAAAGGAATGATGCTGGCAGGATATAATCCAATGTTTGCAGAACTTGCCAAAAAAGCGGGGATTAGTCAATATATGCTCAACAGACCCTTGTATGAAACTCCGAGGTTCTCATTCTTTGGAGATCTCCAGGATATGCAGGAGATGTTCCGGGGAGGAGAGACTGAACGAAGAATTCGTAAATATACCTTTGGAGAGGTCATAAAGTTCATCGAGTTTACAAGAATCCCCTTAAAAAAAGATGGTGTAACAACTCACATCGCTACAATCATGGATGATGTTACGAATGAGCGTCATGCATTATTTGAAGCTGAAAAATTTAAAAAAGAATATGCTGATCTATATGCAGCACTTGAGCATATACGTGGAATTTCTTCTGAAATGCGAATTCCAATTCAGGATCTTCTTTTAAAAATATCAGATAGAGATTCACTGGATCAGGGATACATTTTCGAAATGACTGAGAGGATATCTGATCTAATTGCAAAACTAGATACGGCCTGGATACACTATGCAGAATTGAAAGATCAAATGTCTAAAGATGAAAAAAGTTAACGTTCAGGGACAGTTTTCAGTAATAAGGGTGATCTTCTGAAACTCTTGAGTAATCATGGTTCTCAGATCATCCAGGCTATGAAGAATCTCATCATTTTGTTCTGCCTCCTTTTTCAGGAGTGTCTCCTGTTTTGTCAGGGTATCCCGTAAAAAGAGGAGTATTTTTTTGGTTTTAACTGCCCTTTTACACGCGATTGCCTTTTCCGGAGAAAGCCCAGATAACAGAGCTCGAGAATAACATGCATCACTTTCGTCAATAAGATCTTTTGCTTCGTCTATAGCTGCAAGAAGCATAGTCCTTTCCAGAGGTTTCATAACAAATCCTTCTATCTTAAGACCATATTGCAATGCTTCCTGTGCAGTCAGAACCTTTCCGGTCAGGATAATGACAGGCAACTCTGAAAATTCTTCTGAACTTCGTATCTGCTCCAAGACTTCCCATCCCGATACCGGTTCCATCATGATATCAAGGAGAATTAGGTCTGGAGGTGACTCTCGTATTGTATCCAGTGCCTTTGCAGAGTCGGTCAGGATCCGGGTTTCATGACCTCCGCGTATCAGAAGTTGTTGATATAGCTTGCACAGTTTTTCATTATCATCAATGAGCAGAATCTGCATTTTTTTTACATTATAATATGAAAAATTCTATAACGATAAATTTATTCTTTTTTTTATAGTATCAGTCATGCAAAACGGGAGATGAACCATACCTCTTCCAGGGAAGATATAAATTGTACAAAGAAGATGGAAATGATATAACTGGTGCTCATATGGGGAGGAAAATCCAGTGGATGAACAAAAACTGATACAATCTGCACAGAAATTAAAACAACCATCAGAAGATTCAACAAACGCGTACTATGACAAGATTGATGAAATCGCAGAAGAACTGAACCGGATAATGCTGGCCCGTCCAGATATTGGACGGCTCATTGGGAAAGGGAATGCCGAAATGATGGAAAATAACTCACGAAATTACCTCAGGTTCATGGGTGCAATTTTTCATAGTTATGATCCTATGGTTCTTGTGCAGACATCCCTCTGGGCATTCAGAGCATATCGATCTCATGGGTTTTTTGTTGAATACTGGCCTGCAAACCTGGACACAACAGTTCAAATATTAAAGAAAAAACTACCTGAACCAGTATATAAAGAAGTTTATCCATTCTTTGAATGGTTAATCGTAAATATTCCTGCATTTGTCCTGATTACAGAAGCTATGGTTAAGGAGGGTACTGATCCTTCCCGATATTAAAAAATGGATCACACTACCGAATGAGGATTTCTGGTTTGTCATCGCGGATTTATTTCATCACCAGTCATCCATTATTCATCGATCCTGGAACCACATACCCACCTTTAGGAATCTGAAGAACAAATCGAACCCCTCTTCCATCTTTTCCGTCCTCATAAATCCCGATTCCGGTAAGAAGAAGGATCTCTTTGATAAGGAATAGTCCGAATCCATGGGTTGCACCATAACCGGGCTCGAATAAAGAAACCCGACTCTTCGGACTAATACCTACCCCGTTATCCTCATAATAGATATTGCATCCGGTTTCAGATACCTCATATGAGAGTGAAATTGATGTTACTGTCTCTCCATGCCTGACAGAATTGTCCATCAAATTTGCAAAGACCTTCTGAAGCATCATGTCTGCAAATATCTTAAGATCTCCGAGATTATTGTTGAGTTTTATATTTGAAAAACGGGGATTTGATACATGAACATCGTCTACAACTTTTCTGACAAGATGCCAGGTTGGTTTTTGTGTTCCCATCTGCTCATAATTCCTGGTAAAAGATATCTTCGAGTTGATGGCATCGATTGATTCACGAAGATAAATGAAGTATTGATCTACTTCGGGTTCTTCAGGTAATCTGTTTTTGATGAGATCAATTGAAGCATAGGCAAGAGAGAGGTCATTATTAATGTCATGGCGGGTTATCTGGGATAATAACTGTAATTTCTGGTTTGCACGAATAAGTGCCCCTTCTGAAACTTTCATTGCGGTAATGTCCGCTACAACTGTTGCGATAGTATTCTTGCCCATGCTGAATGCCGAGATGGCATAATATTTCAGTTCTGGTTTATAAAAGACAATAAACCGTTCCGAGATCCCATCTCGTGCAATTTTTTCAAACTGTTGAATGTGGGGAGGAGGAGCAGTATTGTAGATTTCTTTTCCTGTTTTTCCAATCAGTTGATCAGGGTCTGTTCCCATTATCTGGGCGTACTGAAGATTTAGATCAGAGAACAGGTAATCAACCGCCTTGTTGTCCTGAAAGATCAATGAAAATACTGCAATTCCTTCATCCATGTTTTCAAACAATCCACGATACTTCTTTTCACTCTCTGAAAGATTTCGAAAAATCATTTCAAATGGTTTTCGAATACCAGTGACAACAATTGCCTGATAAATAAGGGCAAATGCAACTATTTTTAATATGTGACCTAGGAAATTCGCGGGTCCATATACACTGATATACGATGTAAAAGCAAGTTCGGAACCAATGGTCGCTATCAATGCTCCATATAGGAGGATGAGTACATCTTTTGAGAAAGCATGTTTGTTCTTATAAAGCAGGAAAATTGCCAGGGCAAGGATCAGGCAGATGATATATTCACTGATGATTTTAAAGGATGTAAGGCCGGAACCCTCAATATAACAATCAGGAAAATATCTCCTGAAAATAAGAATAAACAATGATGTTGTTATAATGAAATATCCCCAGAAAAAGCCCCCTGCATGAACCCTTCTTACAATAAAAAAGGGAGCAATCAGGAACGACATGGCCTCCATATATCTGGCTGCTATCCAGAGTTGTGTGGGGAGATTTGCATCATATCCGGTAAATATTCCCATCCCTTTATACGCAAGGGTGTGAACTAGATCGAATGTCCCGATGAAGAAAAAAGATATTCCGATTACCAGGAAAAAGCCATTGTCCAGTTTGTCCCGACTATTCCAGGCGATGACAAAGATAACACCGGCGATGATGATACTGAAAAATTCAGAAATGACATGAAAAAGAAGATAACTATACTGCATCGTAAGGGAGATTGCGAGAATGAATACTAGAACGGTCAGAATGAAAATTTTTTTCTGATCATTTGTCAATCGCATGACCTCCCTGTTAAATATACTATCTAATAATGAGCTTTTCTCATCATCCCTTAATAAGTGTACGGGTAGAGGAAGAACCGAACATCTTTTAAATTCATTAACCAGAGTACCATATATTGGTGGGAACCGATGGAGTTTGGAAGTAGAGTAACGAAGTGGTTTGATAATGCCACAATTGGGAAGAAGATCACCATAATCTGCCTTATTCTGGTGATTATTCCTACTTTGGTGCTGGGGATTGTTGCATATACCAGCGCAGAAGCGGCTATTAAAGATAATATAAAGACCAACCTTGAAACACAAAGTAAAGATCTACAGGAAGAGACAATAACCGTATATGGCCTCACACAGGCAAAGGTGAACAGTGACCTGAATGTATTGAGGCAGAGTTTTTACTCAAAAGGAAAACCGGAGATAGTTACCGGGAACATGATGCTGGGCTCATCATACAAAGTGAATGACAATTTTGAGATCGTTGATGGTGTCCAGGAATTAATTGGTGGTACAGCAACCGTATTTCAAAAGAAAGGTGACCAGGCGATCCGGATTTCAACAAATGTAATCGGAGAGGATGGAAAACGAGCTGTTGGAACTCCTGTATCTGCTGCAGTGTATGATGCTGTCATTAATAAAGGCCAGACGTATTACGGGACTGCAACCGTTGTAGGAAAGAAATATAACACCGCCTATGAACCAATTAAAAACCAGGCGAATGATATCATAGGAATTCTCTATGTCGGTGTAGATGAAGCAGAAACGATTGGTCTGTTACAGGAACAGATAAAAAGCAAAAAAATTGGTGAGAATGGATATGTCTTCGTCCTTGATAGTACTGGTCTTGCCCTTATTCATCCGACCAGGGAAGGAAAAAATGATTCGGATCTTCCGTTCATCAAGGAAATAGTCACCCAAAAAGAAGGATATCTGGAATATACATATAATGGCATTCCTAAAATAGCGGTCTTTACTTATTTTGAACCATTCGACTGGATCATCGTTGCAAATGCAGACATAACGGATTTTACCGGGCCAATAGATAACATTCGTAATACCATTATCATCGTGATGATTCTTGGAATTATCGGCGGATTTATTGTTGCCACACTCTTTGGCCGCTCTATTTCGAACCGGATGGATAACCTTGTAAAACTTGCAAACCGTGTTCGAGATGGTGATCTCTCCGGAGATATGGAAACTATACATCACAAAGATGAGATTGGAATTCTTGGTCGTGCATTTGCAGATGTGGTTGTAACGTTCCAGCTCTTCCGGGATGAAATTCGGACTATCAGTACCGCTGCTGCATCAGGCAATCTGAATGTCAGGGGTGATGTCAGGAAATTCCAGGGTGATTATGCCGTAATCATTGATGGAGTAAATGACACCGTGGATGCTATGGCAGTCCCCTTACAGGAAGCTATGAAATTAGCCGGTAAGTATGCAGCCGGGGACTTTACCGCGAGAATGAACCCAGACATACATCTTGAAGGAGAGTTTGTCACATTTCAAAAAGCCTTTGATACAATTGGCATTGACGTTTCACAGGCTCTTGCTGCAGTGAAGATCCAGATGGAGAACCTTGCAAAAGAGATGATTGAAGTCAGTGGACGGGTTGATGAAGTTACAGAGGAAACTGAAGAGGCTCATACGAGTATTGAAGACGTATCAGAAGGTGTCGGTCAGGTTGCACAGATTGCATCAGCAGTAAGCGATCTTGCTGATAAGAGTGGAATGACTACGCAGCAGATATTGGCAGCCATGCAAGATCTTGCCACAACCGTCTCATCTGTTGCAGCAAAAATGGAACATGTTTCAGTTCTCACAAACACGGCATCTGAACTTTCTGAAAAAGGGAAAGAAGCTGCTGGTCAGGCAGAATCAGGGATGCATGGTATCATGCAGTCATCTTCTGCAATTGACCAGATGAACCAGGAGATCGCAAACCAGATGCAGGAGATTGGCCGGATCGTTGATATCATCGGCTCCATTGCTGAAGAAACAAATCTCCTTGCATTAAATGCAGCAATAGAGGCAGCTCGTGCAGGAGAAGCAGGTCTTGGATTTGCTGTTGTTGCATCTGAAGTAAAAGAACTGGCAAATGAATCACAAAAATCTGCAGAGAACATTGCCGGAATCATCTCAGGACTTCAGAAAAAATCAATTGCGATGGCAGATGCAGTGAAGAAATCCATAACCGAGGTTGAGATAGGAAATAACTCAGTCAGTGAGACTCTTGCAGTTTTCAACGAAATCGTCGGATCTATTGCGGTCATTAATGCAAATATGAGCGAAGTGGCTGCAGCAAGTGAAGAACAGGCAGCATCTGTTGAGGAAGTAACAGCAACGGTGAATGAGTTTAGTGACATGGTTCAGCAGACAGCAAAAGAATCGGTTGGACTTGCTGCTGCAAGTGAAGAGTCATCTGCTGCAGTTGAACAGATTACCCAGATGGTCTCGCAAGTGAATGAGTCAATGGAGAAGATTAGAAACACAACCGAACTTGCCGAAGAGGCAGTGCAGAGAATAGAACAAGAGATGATGCAGTTTAAATATTATTAAATTTTTTTATACATATATATATTTTTATATTAATGAGATTATTAAACATGGATGATATGCTGATAAGCATCCGGTTTCTTTTTATAACTCTGGTAAAATAAGGAGAACTTGAGAATCGTTTCTATTATAATGGCCATTAAAGTGAGAGGAATCATCAATCCGATTACAAAACCCTCTCTATCATCATGAAAGTAAGATATTAATTGCACACATGTGCAATGTGTATAACATGTCCAGTACTCAGACATATAAACGGATCCCGGTCACACCTGCAACCTGGGAAAAACTCTCAATCCTTAAAAAACCTGGTGAAACCTTTGATCATCTCATTGTAGATTTGATTGAAGAACGAGAAAAACTAGATATCATTCAACATGTAAAAAAAATTGCAGAAGAGGGAGAATTTCTTTCACTGGATGAGGCCGAGGAAGTCTGGAAAGAATGAAAGTTGAGATAGAATTATCGGCGTGTAATTTTGTGAAAGAATTACCTTTAAAAAGTCGACGTATTATTCTCAAACAATTACGCAGGCTCGAAGATCCATTTCAGGCTTCTGAAATTGAAAAGATCGGTAATGATGTTTACCGTCTACATATTGGGAGAACCTATACTGTGTTCTTTATGATCTATCCGGAACATGATCTTGTCAGAGTAACAGATATATTGCCAATAGGAATAGCACATAAACGATATAACCGATTTATATAAAAAATCCCTTATTAAAAAAGCAATTGATACTACTGGAAACTTAGAAAATACCGTATTTCGTGCGATTAATAGTACCGTACCAGATAACTATCTGGATCATTATGCTCCTTCCTCTACTAAATTATTAATTCTCACACAGGGTAACAGGTATCATATGCTAATATGCACCCGGTTTCTTCTTATCACTCTTATTTGCCTCGTCTCACCATGCCTGCTCATCACATCAGTCTTTTCAGAAGGATTACCAGTATCTGAACATGCAGATATTGTCCTCATGAACGGAACAGTGTATACCGTTCAATATGGGACAGACTGGCCTGATACCCCACAGGAAGCGATTGCCATACACGGCAGAACCATCCTTGCAGTCGATTCAAACAACGGAATAGAACCGTATATCGGTCCTGAAACACAGGTACATGACCTGAAGGGGAAGATGGTCTTACCAGGATTCATTGATACCCACATTCATCTTGGTGCAGCTGCCCAGATAATGGCCGGTGTCGATCTGCTCCCCTGTACATCCCCTTCAGAAATTCAGAGTACCATCAGAGATTATGCAGAGAAAAATAAGGATATCCCGGTAATCAGAGGATTTGGATGGAACTATTTTCTTTTTAATGAATCAGGACCACATAAGGAGATGCTGGATCAGGTAATCAGCGACAAACCGGTCATTCTGACATCGTTTGACGGTCATGCAACCTGGGTCAATTCCAGGGCTCTTGAGATTGCCGGAATAACCGGGTCAACTCCTGAACCGACGGGAGGTAAAATTGAGCGGGATTCAGATGGTAATCCTACAGGTGTTTTGCGGGAAATGGCCGCATCAAATCTGGTGACAAACAAAGTTCCTCCTCTGACGA comes from Methanospirillum hungatei and encodes:
- a CDS encoding PAS domain S-box protein, yielding MIKIIAVDDEPAFGELLSIYLEGFGDFEITAYTSPEDAIDKIIAGEADAVITDYRMEDMDGITLIRKVKALVPDIPFVLLTGQDEKEVILNAMNAGADFIQFKTEEPARLFTDIAQKITNSVEKYRARKESEEGSRTREILMRAQRDLMERLSVASTSNQALDATLTAIRSLSGCTSGSIHLINEKTDKIELAISHNLPNELIKQFTFGDLHQVVHLKSPLYFSDGNEQSDVIESISGGQIPVMAGGEVTGVLSFIMGYPRIVPIEHRDTIELLTSQLGNTLVRIRSEEMVRHREKELSELYRAMQELVIVIDMDGTILSVNHATTRVLGYTEEELVGMPIQILYTPEIRDEIIFQFMDLTGEGGAIKNSFPFLDSKGREVPVETRGTVGVWSGRHVLFCISREIRERLEAERHIHEYYERISAILASSTAQIYMKDNKLRYLMANEPFLSFVGANPENLKDKSDADFFPVQISEKRQESDFYVLSRNLPIYNLEEEVINEDGISRWFVSSKVPVHDQSGDVTGLVGTTLDITDLVKTREELERRDRILSSVSTVAQTLVRNNEWEPIIPECLELLGQAAGVEQAILMGMNLNNRAGFEEYYCEWLSPDVHHQNGEYDKICSEIIPSFYKYLENNRFYLAEKKAINVEIGTPGGCKIPSFLLLLPVFSFDTLWGVLGFVTLNKEHSCPIAEIEALIMASEVIGSAISRYQTEELFHKPVERSLVGVYLIQDYRFIYTNPRMAEILGCSREELDNSPIIHYIHPDDTGMVFEHHKRIIENQDATDDYEFRGITADGRVIRIENLISGILYKGKPAVIGSIMDITVRKQAEEDIRLSLKEKDILLREVHHRVKNNMQIIVSMLRIQSSMVDNPIVFDVLQESKNRIISMAIVHEKLYRTDNLVSINLLEYINSLANTLISDYSPDESLITLNLICDPSIEMTIDAGIPLGLIMNELITNSFKHGFAPGKKGTISISIVPNDHQYLDITYQDTGKGLPMNFDIETSDTLGMQIIANLIFQSSGEISFHSDNGAVVKMKIPVKEGFIMGGGSDATRE
- a CDS encoding response regulator, which gives rise to MPQGSKILIVEDEMIISMEIKQKLRGMGYEVVGQAITGESAILKAGETNPDLVLMDIRLKGEMDGITAAKRIIELYDLPIIFLTAHSDKATLERAIAVSPSGYLLKPFKERELMTNIEMSLHKHRIKKKVREEIHPETISELGKKIATLSLPAIVLSKSGIIEEINQKAADIAGFIKQELIGKPASVFFTSQKTNEIPDPSVSSDTEMILPDQVAVRKKDGSIIPVTLTSGFVFQGSEKTPYSLMILETGDDTEDGSILVGPDIIRHLVALTTTLRLPAFVIDKGMMLAGYNPMFAELAKKAGISQYMLNRPLYETPRFSFFGDLQDMQEMFRGGETERRIRKYTFGEVIKFIEFTRIPLKKDGVTTHIATIMDDVTNERHALFEAEKFKKEYADLYAALEHIRGISSEMRIPIQDLLLKISDRDSLDQGYIFEMTERISDLIAKLDTAWIHYAELKDQMSKDEKS
- a CDS encoding response regulator, which gives rise to MQILLIDDNEKLCKLYQQLLIRGGHETRILTDSAKALDTIRESPPDLILLDIMMEPVSGWEVLEQIRSSEEFSELPVIILTGKVLTAQEALQYGLKIEGFVMKPLERTMLLAAIDEAKDLIDESDACYSRALLSGLSPEKAIACKRAVKTKKILLFLRDTLTKQETLLKKEAEQNDEILHSLDDLRTMITQEFQKITLITENCP
- a CDS encoding MASE3 domain-containing protein gives rise to the protein MRLTNDQKKIFILTVLVFILAISLTMQYSYLLFHVISEFFSIIIAGVIFVIAWNSRDKLDNGFFLVIGISFFFIGTFDLVHTLAYKGMGIFTGYDANLPTQLWIAARYMEAMSFLIAPFFIVRRVHAGGFFWGYFIITTSLFILIFRRYFPDCYIEGSGLTSFKIISEYIICLILALAIFLLYKNKHAFSKDVLILLYGALIATIGSELAFTSYISVYGPANFLGHILKIVAFALIYQAIVVTGIRKPFEMIFRNLSESEKKYRGLFENMDEGIAVFSLIFQDNKAVDYLFSDLNLQYAQIMGTDPDQLIGKTGKEIYNTAPPPHIQQFEKIARDGISERFIVFYKPELKYYAISAFSMGKNTIATVVADITAMKVSEGALIRANQKLQLLSQITRHDINNDLSLAYASIDLIKNRLPEEPEVDQYFIYLRESIDAINSKISFTRNYEQMGTQKPTWHLVRKVVDDVHVSNPRFSNIKLNNNLGDLKIFADMMLQKVFANLMDNSVRHGETVTSISLSYEVSETGCNIYYEDNGVGISPKSRVSLFEPGYGATHGFGLFLIKEILLLTGIGIYEDGKDGRGVRFVLQIPKGGYVVPGSMNNG
- a CDS encoding methyl-accepting chemotaxis protein; the encoded protein is MEFGSRVTKWFDNATIGKKITIICLILVIIPTLVLGIVAYTSAEAAIKDNIKTNLETQSKDLQEETITVYGLTQAKVNSDLNVLRQSFYSKGKPEIVTGNMMLGSSYKVNDNFEIVDGVQELIGGTATVFQKKGDQAIRISTNVIGEDGKRAVGTPVSAAVYDAVINKGQTYYGTATVVGKKYNTAYEPIKNQANDIIGILYVGVDEAETIGLLQEQIKSKKIGENGYVFVLDSTGLALIHPTREGKNDSDLPFIKEIVTQKEGYLEYTYNGIPKIAVFTYFEPFDWIIVANADITDFTGPIDNIRNTIIIVMILGIIGGFIVATLFGRSISNRMDNLVKLANRVRDGDLSGDMETIHHKDEIGILGRAFADVVVTFQLFRDEIRTISTAAASGNLNVRGDVRKFQGDYAVIIDGVNDTVDAMAVPLQEAMKLAGKYAAGDFTARMNPDIHLEGEFVTFQKAFDTIGIDVSQALAAVKIQMENLAKEMIEVSGRVDEVTEETEEAHTSIEDVSEGVGQVAQIASAVSDLADKSGMTTQQILAAMQDLATTVSSVAAKMEHVSVLTNTASELSEKGKEAAGQAESGMHGIMQSSSAIDQMNQEIANQMQEIGRIVDIIGSIAEETNLLALNAAIEAARAGEAGLGFAVVASEVKELANESQKSAENIAGIISGLQKKSIAMADAVKKSITEVEIGNNSVSETLAVFNEIVGSIAVINANMSEVAAASEEQAASVEEVTATVNEFSDMVQQTAKESVGLAAASEESSAAVEQITQMVSQVNESMEKIRNTTELAEEAVQRIEQEMMQFKYY